The proteins below come from a single Pseudomonas chlororaphis genomic window:
- a CDS encoding dehydrogenase, producing the protein MRRALLFACALLALPLAQASELQPFSASYTADWKQLPMSGTAERSLTKEANGTWKLSFKASMMIASLTEESTLTLDKDTLLPQSYHFERGGLGKAKKADLDFDWNTKMVTGTDRGDAVKLPLNRGMVDKSTYQLALQHDVAAGKKSMSYQVVDDGEVDTYDFRVLGSEKVETKAGQIDAIKVERVRDPTQSKRITVLWFAKDWDYLLVRLQQVETDGKEYNIMLQDGTVNGKAVKGS; encoded by the coding sequence ATGCGTCGCGCCCTGCTCTTCGCTTGCGCTCTGCTTGCCCTGCCCCTGGCACAGGCTTCGGAACTTCAACCGTTCTCCGCCAGCTACACCGCCGACTGGAAACAGCTGCCCATGAGCGGCACCGCCGAACGCAGCCTGACCAAGGAAGCCAACGGCACCTGGAAGCTGAGCTTCAAGGCTTCGATGATGATCGCCAGCCTGACCGAAGAAAGCACCCTGACCCTGGACAAGGACACCCTGCTGCCCCAGTCCTACCACTTCGAACGCGGTGGCCTGGGCAAGGCCAAGAAGGCCGACCTGGACTTCGACTGGAACACCAAGATGGTCACCGGCACCGACCGCGGTGACGCGGTCAAGCTACCGCTCAACCGGGGCATGGTCGACAAGTCCACCTATCAACTGGCCTTGCAGCACGACGTCGCGGCCGGCAAGAAAAGCATGAGTTATCAGGTGGTCGACGATGGCGAAGTCGACACCTATGACTTCCGCGTGCTGGGTTCGGAAAAAGTCGAGACCAAGGCCGGCCAGATCGACGCCATCAAGGTCGAGCGCGTGCGCGACCCGACGCAAAGCAAGCGCATCACCGTGCTCTGGTTCGCCAAGGACTGGGACTACCTGCTGGTGCGCCTGCAACAGGTCGAGACCGATGGCAAGGAGTACAACATCATGCTCCAGGACGGTACGGTCAACGGGAAGGCTGTGAAAGGCAGCTGA
- a CDS encoding phosphoribosylaminoimidazole synthetase (catalyzes the formation of 1-(5-phosphoribosyl)-5-aminoimidazole from 2-(formamido)-N1-(5-phosphoribosyl)acetamidine and ATP in purine biosynthesis), translating into MSKQPSLSYKDAGVDIDAGEALVERIKSVAKRTARPEVMGGLGGFGALCEIPAGYKQPVLVSGTDGVGTKLRLALNLNKHDSIGIDLVAMCVNDLVVCGAEPLFFLDYYATGKLNVDTAAQVVTGIGAGCELSGCSLVGGETAEMPGMYEGEDYDLAGFCVGVVEKAEIIDGSKVAAGDALLALPSSGPHSNGYSLIRKIIEVSGADIENTQLDGKPLTDLLMAPTRIYVKPLLKLIKDTGAVKAMAHITGGGLLDNIPRVLPKGAQAVVDVASWTRPAVFDWLQEKGNVDETEMHRVLNCGVGMVICVAQEHVETALNVLREAGEQPWVIGQIATAAEGAAQVELQNLKAH; encoded by the coding sequence ATGAGCAAGCAACCCTCCCTGAGCTACAAGGACGCCGGTGTAGACATCGACGCCGGTGAAGCATTGGTCGAACGCATCAAGAGCGTCGCCAAGCGCACTGCGCGCCCGGAAGTCATGGGCGGCCTGGGCGGTTTCGGCGCCCTCTGCGAGATCCCGGCCGGCTACAAGCAACCGGTGCTGGTGTCGGGCACTGACGGCGTCGGCACCAAGCTGCGCCTGGCCTTGAACCTGAACAAGCACGACAGCATCGGCATCGACCTGGTCGCCATGTGCGTGAACGACCTGGTGGTCTGCGGCGCCGAGCCACTGTTCTTCCTCGATTACTATGCCACCGGCAAGCTGAACGTCGACACCGCCGCCCAGGTCGTGACCGGCATCGGTGCCGGCTGCGAACTGTCGGGTTGCTCCCTGGTGGGCGGCGAAACGGCTGAAATGCCTGGCATGTACGAAGGCGAAGACTACGACCTGGCCGGCTTCTGCGTCGGCGTGGTCGAGAAAGCCGAGATCATCGACGGCTCGAAAGTCGCCGCCGGCGATGCCCTGCTTGCCCTGCCGTCTTCCGGCCCGCACTCCAACGGCTACTCGCTGATCCGCAAGATCATCGAAGTCTCGGGTGCCGACATCGAGAACACCCAGCTCGACGGCAAGCCGCTGACCGACCTGCTGATGGCCCCGACCCGCATCTACGTCAAGCCTCTGCTCAAGCTGATCAAGGACACGGGCGCCGTCAAGGCCATGGCCCACATCACCGGTGGCGGCTTGCTGGACAACATCCCGCGCGTGCTGCCAAAAGGCGCCCAGGCCGTGGTCGACGTGGCGAGCTGGACCCGCCCGGCGGTGTTCGACTGGCTGCAGGAAAAAGGCAACGTCGACGAAACCGAGATGCACCGCGTGCTGAACTGCGGCGTGGGCATGGTCATCTGCGTGGCCCAGGAGCACGTCGAAACCGCCCTGAACGTGCTGCGTGAAGCCGGCGAACAGCCTTGGGTGATCGGCCAGATCGCCACCGCCGCCGAAGGCGCTGCCCAGGTCGAGCTGCAAAACCTCAAGGCGCACTGA
- a CDS encoding peptidase P60, with product MSTSARLALMCLAALLSACASRTPPPAPVRAPVVFAPSQTFSPAAEDVLFRALGLVGTPYRWGGNTPDSGFDCSGLIGYVYRDAAGISLPRSTREMIGMRAPDVGKEALQTGDLVFFATNGGSQVSHAGIYVGEGRFVHAPATGGTVKLDSLSKAYWQKAYLGAKRVLQPEHLARNP from the coding sequence ATGTCGACGTCGGCCCGCCTTGCTCTCATGTGTCTCGCCGCGCTGCTCAGCGCTTGCGCCAGCCGTACTCCGCCACCCGCGCCGGTACGGGCTCCGGTGGTCTTTGCCCCCTCACAAACCTTTTCCCCGGCCGCTGAAGACGTGCTCTTCCGGGCGTTGGGCCTGGTGGGCACGCCGTATCGCTGGGGCGGCAATACGCCGGATTCGGGGTTTGATTGCAGTGGCCTGATCGGCTACGTCTACCGCGACGCCGCCGGTATCTCGTTGCCGCGCTCCACGCGCGAAATGATCGGCATGCGCGCGCCGGACGTCGGCAAGGAGGCGTTGCAGACCGGTGACCTGGTTTTCTTCGCCACCAATGGCGGCTCACAGGTCAGCCATGCGGGGATCTATGTGGGGGAGGGGCGTTTCGTGCATGCGCCGGCCACAGGCGGGACGGTCAAGCTCGACAGCCTGTCCAAGGCCTATTGGCAGAAAGCCTACCTGGGTGCCAAGCGGGTACTGCAGCCGGAGCATCTGGCGCGTAATCCCTGA
- a CDS encoding sorbosone dehydrogenase, whose product MLKPPHLLILALAVGLAACGESSTLQVSDGTGPAPKLPEPNKTLIPTVNIAEAIGWPQGAKPTAAPGLQVGAFAEGLDHPRWLYVLPNGDVLVAETNAPPKPDDAKGIRGWVMKKVMGRAGAGVPSPNRITLLRDANHDGVAETRTVFLENLNSPFGMTLVGNDLYVADTDRLIRFPYKEGDTQITAQPTKVVDLPGGTLNHHWTKNVIASRDGSKLYVTTGSNSNVAENGMEAEEGRAAIWEVDRASGSHRIFASGLRNPNGLAWEPSSGALWTAVNERDEIGSDLVPDYITSVKDGAFYGWPYSYYGQNVDVRVEPQNPALVAKAIAPDYAVGPHTASLGLTFAEGSRLPAPFTEGAFIGQHGSWNRKPHSGYKVIFVPFSGGKPVGQPVDVLTGFLNADEKAQGRPVGVVIDKQGGLLVADDVGNKIWRVSGK is encoded by the coding sequence ATGCTCAAGCCACCCCATTTACTGATCCTCGCCCTTGCCGTCGGGCTCGCCGCCTGTGGCGAGTCTTCTACCTTGCAGGTGTCCGACGGCACCGGCCCGGCGCCGAAACTGCCCGAGCCGAACAAGACTCTGATTCCCACCGTCAACATCGCCGAAGCCATCGGCTGGCCACAGGGCGCCAAGCCGACCGCGGCCCCGGGCCTGCAAGTGGGCGCATTCGCCGAAGGGCTGGACCATCCGCGCTGGCTCTACGTCCTGCCCAATGGCGATGTGCTGGTGGCCGAGACCAACGCCCCGCCCAAACCGGATGACGCCAAGGGCATCCGTGGCTGGGTGATGAAGAAGGTCATGGGCCGCGCCGGTGCCGGGGTGCCCAGCCCCAACCGCATCACGCTGCTGCGCGACGCCAATCACGATGGCGTCGCCGAGACCCGCACCGTCTTCCTGGAGAACCTCAACTCGCCGTTCGGCATGACCCTGGTGGGCAACGACCTGTACGTGGCCGACACGGACCGGCTGATTCGCTTCCCCTACAAGGAAGGCGACACGCAAATCACCGCTCAGCCGACCAAGGTCGTCGACCTGCCCGGCGGCACCCTCAACCATCACTGGACCAAGAACGTCATCGCCAGTCGCGACGGCAGCAAGCTGTACGTCACCACGGGCTCGAACAGCAACGTGGCGGAGAACGGCATGGAGGCCGAAGAAGGCCGGGCGGCGATCTGGGAAGTCGATCGGGCCAGCGGCAGCCACCGCATCTTCGCTTCGGGCCTGCGCAACCCCAACGGCCTGGCCTGGGAGCCGAGCAGCGGCGCGCTGTGGACGGCGGTGAACGAGCGGGATGAGATCGGCAGCGACCTGGTGCCGGACTACATCACCTCGGTCAAGGACGGCGCCTTCTATGGCTGGCCCTACAGCTACTACGGGCAGAACGTCGATGTGCGCGTCGAACCGCAGAACCCGGCGCTGGTGGCCAAGGCCATCGCCCCGGACTACGCCGTCGGCCCCCACACGGCGTCACTGGGCCTGACCTTCGCCGAAGGCAGCCGCTTGCCCGCGCCCTTCACCGAAGGTGCCTTCATCGGCCAGCACGGTTCCTGGAACCGCAAGCCTCACAGTGGCTATAAAGTGATTTTCGTACCGTTCAGCGGCGGCAAGCCGGTAGGACAACCGGTGGATGTGCTGACCGGGTTCCTCAATGCCGACGAAAAAGCCCAGGGCCGGCCGGTAGGCGTGGTAATCGATAAACAGGGCGGGCTGTTGGTGGCTGACGACGTGGGGAACAAGATCTGGCGGGTGTCGGGTAAGTAA
- a CDS encoding peptidase P60, giving the protein MLNRFAPLVPLALVTLLFGCAAHTPVSQQVQQPQVQNTVTAQSSSVSFQEEMANDKELAAFAGNKPYQLPVLADSILERGMSLIGTRYRFGGTSEAGFDCSGFIGYLFREEAGMSLPRSTREMINVNAPLVARNQLEPGDLLFFSTSGRRGRVSHAGIYLGDNQFIHSSSRRSGGVRIDSLGDSYWSKTFIEAKRALAMAPTVVTARK; this is encoded by the coding sequence ATGCTAAATCGCTTCGCACCCCTCGTGCCTCTCGCACTCGTTACCCTGTTGTTCGGTTGCGCTGCCCACACTCCAGTGTCTCAGCAAGTACAACAACCACAGGTTCAGAACACCGTTACCGCCCAGTCTTCCTCCGTGTCCTTCCAGGAAGAGATGGCCAACGACAAAGAGCTGGCAGCGTTCGCCGGCAACAAGCCTTACCAGCTTCCGGTGCTGGCCGACAGCATCCTGGAACGCGGCATGTCGTTGATCGGCACCCGTTACCGCTTTGGCGGCACCTCCGAAGCCGGCTTCGATTGCAGCGGTTTCATCGGCTACCTGTTCCGCGAAGAGGCCGGCATGAGCCTGCCACGTTCGACGCGGGAAATGATCAACGTGAACGCCCCGCTGGTAGCGCGCAATCAACTGGAACCTGGTGACCTGCTGTTCTTCAGCACCAGCGGCCGTCGCGGGCGCGTCAGCCACGCCGGTATCTACCTGGGCGACAACCAGTTCATCCATTCCAGCAGCCGCCGCAGCGGCGGCGTGCGAATCGACAGCCTGGGCGACAGCTACTGGAGCAAGACCTTCATCGAAGCCAAGCGCGCCCTCGCCATGGCTCCGACTGTGGTCACCGCTCGCAAGTAA
- a CDS encoding nucleoside triphosphate hydrolase, translating into MYSLEDLLHLMNRLRDPQYGCPWDVKQTYATIVPHTLEEAYEVADAIERGDFDHLQGELGDLLFQVVYYSQLAREENRFEFAGVVDSITRKLIRRHPHVFPTGDLYAPLDVPRLNEEQVKQRWEAIKAEERAEKASAPEQLSLLDDVPGALPALSRSAKLQKRAAQVGFDWPGPLPVLDKVREELDEVLEAMADNDAAAISDEIGDLLFSVVNLARHLKVDPETALRGANGKFERRFRFIEQALRDTRRPMEDCTLEELDALWGEAKRQEKNLPSCG; encoded by the coding sequence ATGTACAGCCTTGAAGACCTGCTCCACCTGATGAACCGCCTGCGGGATCCGCAATACGGCTGCCCGTGGGACGTCAAGCAAACCTACGCAACCATCGTCCCCCACACCCTGGAAGAAGCCTATGAAGTGGCCGATGCCATCGAGCGCGGGGACTTCGATCATTTGCAGGGAGAGTTGGGCGACCTGCTGTTCCAGGTGGTGTATTACAGCCAGTTGGCGCGGGAAGAAAACCGTTTCGAATTCGCTGGCGTTGTCGACAGCATCACCCGCAAGCTGATTCGTCGCCATCCCCATGTGTTTCCCACTGGCGACCTATACGCGCCGCTGGATGTGCCGCGCCTGAATGAAGAACAGGTCAAGCAGCGTTGGGAAGCGATCAAGGCAGAGGAGCGGGCCGAGAAAGCCTCGGCGCCCGAGCAATTGTCGTTGCTCGACGACGTGCCCGGTGCCTTGCCGGCGCTGTCGCGCTCGGCGAAATTGCAGAAGCGTGCCGCCCAGGTCGGTTTCGACTGGCCCGGCCCGTTGCCGGTGCTCGACAAGGTCCGGGAGGAGCTGGACGAAGTGCTTGAAGCCATGGCCGACAACGACGCGGCGGCCATCAGCGACGAGATCGGCGACCTGCTGTTCAGCGTGGTGAACCTGGCCCGCCACCTCAAGGTGGACCCGGAAACAGCCTTGCGCGGTGCCAATGGCAAGTTCGAGCGGCGGTTCCGATTTATCGAACAGGCATTGCGCGACACCCGCCGTCCCATGGAAGATTGCACCCTCGAAGAGTTGGACGCCTTGTGGGGCGAAGCCAAACGTCAGGAAAAGAATTTGCCCAGCTGTGGCTGA
- a CDS encoding phosphoribosylglycinamide formyltransferase: protein MPATCNVVVLLSGTGSNLQALIDSTRTGDSPVRIRAVISNRADAYGLQRARDAGIDTRVLDHKAFEGREAFDAALIEQIDTFNPQLVVLAGFMRILSAGFVRHYQGRLFNIHPSLLPKYKGLHTHQRALEAGDTEHGCSVHFVTEELDGGPLVVQAVIPVELHDTPQSLAQRVHAREHQIYPMAVRWFAEGRLTLDDRGASLDGQLLAASGHLIRH from the coding sequence ATGCCTGCAACCTGTAACGTCGTGGTGCTGCTGTCCGGCACCGGCAGTAACCTGCAGGCCCTGATCGACAGCACGCGGACCGGCGACAGCCCGGTCCGTATCCGCGCGGTGATTTCCAACCGCGCCGACGCCTACGGCCTGCAACGCGCCCGGGACGCGGGTATCGACACCCGGGTCCTCGATCACAAGGCCTTCGAAGGCCGCGAAGCCTTCGACGCCGCGCTGATCGAACAGATCGACACCTTCAATCCGCAACTGGTGGTGCTGGCCGGCTTCATGCGTATCCTCAGCGCCGGCTTCGTGCGTCACTACCAGGGCCGCCTGTTCAATATCCATCCCTCGCTGCTGCCCAAATACAAAGGGTTACACACTCACCAGCGCGCGCTGGAGGCCGGAGACACGGAACACGGCTGCTCCGTGCACTTCGTCACCGAGGAACTCGATGGCGGACCACTGGTCGTACAGGCAGTAATACCGGTAGAGTTGCACGACACGCCGCAAAGCCTGGCGCAACGGGTTCACGCCCGGGAGCACCAGATCTACCCGATGGCCGTGCGTTGGTTTGCCGAAGGACGGCTTACCCTCGACGATCGTGGGGCCTCACTGGACGGCCAGTTGCTCGCCGCCAGCGGCCATTTGATTCGACACTAG
- a CDS encoding DNA replication initiation factor (controls initiation of DNA replication by inhibiting re-initiation of replication, promotes hydrolysis of DnaA-bound ATP), translating to MKPIQLPLGVRLRDDATFINYYPGANAAALGYVERLCEADAGWTESLIYLWGKDGVGRTHLLQAACLRFEQLGEPAVYLPLAELLDRGVEILDNLEQYELVCLDDLQAVAGKADWEEALFHLFNRLRDSGRRLLIAASTSPRELPVKLADLKSRLTLALIFQMRALSDEDKLRALQLRASRRGLHLTDEVGHFILTRGTRSMSALFELLERLDQASLQAQRKLTIPFLKETLGW from the coding sequence ATGAAACCGATTCAGCTGCCCCTAGGTGTGCGTCTGCGTGATGACGCCACCTTTATCAACTACTACCCAGGCGCCAATGCCGCTGCACTCGGCTATGTCGAGCGGCTTTGCGAAGCCGACGCTGGCTGGACCGAGAGTCTGATTTATCTGTGGGGCAAGGACGGAGTAGGGCGCACGCACCTGTTGCAGGCCGCTTGCCTGCGGTTCGAGCAGTTGGGCGAGCCGGCGGTGTACCTGCCGCTGGCCGAGTTGCTGGACCGCGGTGTGGAAATCCTCGACAACCTTGAGCAGTACGAACTGGTCTGTCTGGATGATCTCCAGGCCGTTGCCGGCAAGGCCGACTGGGAAGAAGCCCTGTTCCATCTGTTCAACCGCTTGCGCGACAGCGGTCGGCGCTTGCTGATCGCCGCCTCGACGTCGCCACGGGAGCTGCCGGTGAAGCTGGCGGATCTCAAGTCCCGGCTCACCCTGGCACTGATTTTCCAGATGCGCGCACTGTCCGATGAAGACAAGCTGCGTGCCTTGCAACTGCGAGCTTCCCGTCGTGGCCTGCACCTGACCGACGAAGTCGGGCATTTCATCCTCACCCGTGGCACCCGCAGCATGAGCGCGCTGTTCGAATTGCTCGAACGTCTCGACCAGGCTTCCCTCCAGGCTCAGCGCAAGCTGACTATTCCTTTTTTGAAAGAAACTTTGGGCTGGTAG
- a CDS encoding Cob(I)yrinic acid a,c-diamide adenosyltransferase encodes MSGSPHIDAPDRDERHLARMLRKKAVIDERIANSPNECGLLLVLTGNGKGKSSSAFGMLARAMGHGMQCGVVQFIKGRNSTGEELFFRRFPEQVRFHVMGEGFTWETQDRQRDIAAAEAAWAVSRQLLSDPAIGLVVLDELNIALKHGYLDLDQVLSDLQARPPMQHVVVTGRGAKPEMIELADTVTEMGMIKHAFQAGIKAQKGVEL; translated from the coding sequence ATGTCCGGTTCCCCCCACATTGACGCGCCCGATCGCGACGAGCGCCACCTGGCGCGCATGCTGCGCAAGAAGGCGGTGATCGACGAACGCATCGCCAACTCGCCGAATGAATGTGGCCTGCTGCTGGTGCTGACCGGCAACGGCAAGGGCAAGAGCAGCTCGGCGTTCGGCATGCTGGCGCGGGCCATGGGCCACGGCATGCAATGCGGCGTGGTGCAGTTCATCAAGGGGCGCAACAGCACCGGCGAGGAACTGTTTTTCCGCCGTTTCCCCGAGCAGGTGCGCTTTCACGTCATGGGCGAAGGCTTCACCTGGGAAACCCAGGACCGCCAGCGCGACATCGCCGCCGCCGAAGCGGCCTGGGCCGTCTCGCGGCAATTGCTCAGCGATCCGGCCATCGGCCTGGTGGTGCTCGACGAGTTGAACATCGCCCTCAAGCACGGTTACCTCGACCTCGATCAGGTTCTCAGTGATTTGCAGGCGCGTCCGCCGATGCAGCATGTCGTAGTGACCGGACGCGGCGCCAAGCCTGAGATGATCGAGCTGGCCGATACCGTGACCGAGATGGGCATGATCAAGCATGCGTTCCAGGCCGGGATCAAGGCGCAGAAGGGCGTCGAACTGTG
- a CDS encoding nucleoprotein/polynucleotide-associated enzyme, translated as MSLSLRDQLLKAGLVNQKQAKQVGKEKQKQQRLAHKGQIELDDSQQRAAQDAMAEKVKRDQELNRQQQEKAEQKARAAQIKQLIEVSRLPKLNTEDYYNFVDDKKVKRLSVNALMRNKLSSGSLAIVHHAGGYEVIPREAALKIQERDPKRIVQLNTQTEEVDADDPYAAYQIPDDLMW; from the coding sequence ATGAGCCTTTCCCTTCGCGACCAGTTGCTCAAAGCAGGGCTGGTCAACCAAAAGCAGGCCAAGCAGGTCGGCAAAGAGAAACAGAAGCAGCAGCGCCTGGCCCACAAAGGCCAGATCGAACTCGATGACTCCCAACAGCGTGCCGCCCAGGACGCCATGGCCGAGAAGGTCAAGCGCGACCAGGAGCTTAATCGCCAGCAGCAGGAAAAAGCCGAGCAGAAGGCCCGGGCCGCGCAGATCAAGCAATTGATCGAAGTCTCGCGCCTGCCGAAGCTGAACACCGAGGATTACTACAACTTCGTCGACGACAAGAAGGTCAAGCGCCTCTCGGTCAACGCCCTGATGCGCAACAAGCTGAGCAGCGGCTCGCTGGCGATCGTCCATCATGCCGGCGGCTACGAAGTGATTCCGCGCGAGGCGGCTCTGAAGATCCAGGAGCGCGACCCCAAGCGCATCGTCCAGCTCAACACCCAGACCGAAGAAGTGGACGCGGACGATCCGTACGCGGCGTATCAGATCCCTGATGATTTGATGTGGTAA
- a CDS encoding membrane protein encodes MGDTRRWFWLGGVALLFAFIYLLHPILTPFLVALLLAYLFDPVVDRLEKFGLSRTWGVVAVFALFTLIVSALLLVLVPMLAKQLVRLYELAPQMLDWLQHTAMPWVQSKLGLADGFWKFDKVKAAISEHMGQTTDIVGVVLSQATASSLALIGWLANVVLIPVVAFYLLRDWDLMMAKIRSLLPRHREEHIMALTGECHEVLGAFVRGQLLVMVALGFIYAAGLMLVGLELGLLIGMIAGLAAIVPYMGFVIGIGAALIAGLFQFGGDLYPMVGIVAVFMVGQALEGMVLTPLLVGDRIGLHPVAVIFAILAGGELFGFTGILLALPVAAVIMVLVRHMHDLYKDSDIYSGTEDPEL; translated from the coding sequence ATGGGTGATACGCGGCGTTGGTTCTGGTTGGGTGGGGTCGCCCTGCTGTTTGCATTCATCTATCTGCTGCACCCGATCCTCACGCCGTTCCTGGTTGCGTTGCTGCTGGCCTATCTGTTCGATCCGGTGGTCGATCGCCTGGAAAAATTCGGCCTGTCGCGAACCTGGGGCGTGGTGGCGGTGTTCGCCCTGTTCACCTTGATTGTCAGCGCCTTGTTGTTGGTGCTGGTCCCGATGCTCGCCAAGCAGTTGGTGCGCCTGTATGAGTTGGCCCCGCAGATGCTGGACTGGTTGCAGCACACCGCGATGCCTTGGGTGCAGTCGAAGCTGGGGCTGGCGGACGGCTTCTGGAAGTTCGACAAGGTCAAGGCGGCGATCAGCGAGCACATGGGCCAGACCACCGACATCGTCGGCGTGGTGCTGAGCCAGGCCACGGCCTCGAGCCTGGCGCTGATCGGCTGGCTGGCGAACGTGGTGCTGATTCCGGTGGTGGCCTTCTACCTGTTGCGGGACTGGGACCTGATGATGGCGAAGATCCGCAGCCTGCTGCCTCGTCATCGCGAAGAACACATCATGGCCCTGACCGGCGAATGCCACGAGGTGCTGGGGGCGTTCGTGCGTGGGCAACTGCTGGTGATGGTCGCGCTGGGCTTCATCTATGCGGCCGGGTTGATGCTGGTAGGGCTGGAACTGGGCCTGTTGATCGGCATGATCGCCGGGTTGGCGGCCATCGTGCCGTACATGGGCTTCGTGATCGGTATCGGCGCGGCGTTGATTGCCGGGTTGTTCCAGTTCGGCGGCGACCTGTACCCCATGGTGGGCATCGTGGCGGTGTTCATGGTGGGCCAGGCGCTGGAAGGCATGGTGCTGACACCGTTGCTGGTGGGCGACCGGATCGGCCTGCATCCGGTGGCGGTGATCTTCGCGATCCTGGCGGGCGGCGAGTTGTTCGGCTTCACCGGGATCCTGCTGGCGCTACCGGTGGCGGCGGTGATCATGGTGCTGGTGCGACACATGCACGACCTGTACAAGGATTCGGACATCTACAGCGGCACCGAAGACCCCGAGCTGTAG